The Streptomyces sp. NBC_01275 genome has a segment encoding these proteins:
- a CDS encoding polysaccharide deacetylase family protein → MGRVTSTDRRAALRAGAGLVAGGAFAAACSPSGTPSGSPSGSSSGSPSGSFSGAAVHHAPAPTSPAPASRAPARPLAAPAPRAFPGQPAQIAHGPRDHARVALTFHGQGEPAVAHALLGEAERHGAQVTVLAVGTWLDAHPDLARRVLDGGHDLGNHTQRHLDVNAMSEAEAGAEITGCAERLRRLTGSIGTWFRPSRATRASPLVETLARRAGYPHVLSYDVDSLDFTSPGAPAVARNVLGGIRNGSVVSLHFGYPDTVAALPAVLDELDRRGLRAVTATELFS, encoded by the coding sequence ATGGGACGGGTGACTTCGACCGACCGCCGTGCCGCGCTGCGGGCGGGCGCCGGGCTCGTCGCCGGGGGTGCGTTCGCGGCCGCGTGCTCGCCCTCCGGGACCCCGTCCGGTTCCCCCTCCGGCTCCTCTTCTGGTTCCCCGTCCGGATCCTTCTCCGGCGCCGCCGTCCACCACGCCCCCGCCCCCACTTCCCCCGCCCCCGCCTCCCGGGCCCCCGCCCGCCCCCTCGCCGCCCCCGCCCCCCGCGCCTTCCCCGGCCAGCCCGCCCAGATCGCCCACGGTCCCCGCGACCACGCCCGTGTCGCCCTCACCTTCCACGGCCAGGGCGAACCGGCCGTCGCCCACGCCCTCCTCGGCGAGGCCGAACGGCACGGCGCCCAGGTCACCGTCCTGGCCGTCGGGACCTGGCTCGACGCACACCCCGACCTCGCCCGCCGCGTCCTGGACGGCGGCCACGACCTCGGCAACCACACCCAACGCCACCTCGACGTCAACGCCATGTCCGAGGCCGAGGCGGGGGCCGAGATCACCGGGTGCGCCGAGCGGCTGCGCAGACTCACCGGGTCCATCGGCACCTGGTTCCGGCCCTCCCGGGCCACCCGCGCCTCCCCCCTCGTCGAGACGCTGGCCCGCCGCGCCGGCTACCCGCACGTCCTCTCCTACGACGTCGACTCCCTCGACTTCACCTCGCCCGGCGCCCCCGCCGTCGCCCGCAACGTCCTCGGCGGGATCCGCAACGGATCCGTCGTGAGCCTGCACTTCGGGTACCCGGACACGGTCGCCGCGCTCCCCGCCGTACTGGACGAACTCGACCGCCGCGGACTGCGCGCGGTCACTGCCACGGAGCTGTTCAGCTGA
- a CDS encoding ATP-binding protein has product MAGLEGMDQPRGQGRATAARWSPAVEDERALKALELFGNPTEGEVPLPSRPESAATARRLAQVVVLRQWGLTPKMTEDAVLLVSELVGNAVRHTGARVFGLRMRRRRGWIRVEVRDPSRGLPCLMPVQELDVSGRGLFLVDKLSDRWGVDLLPRGKTTWFEMRVADR; this is encoded by the coding sequence ATGGCGGGGCTGGAGGGCATGGATCAGCCGCGGGGACAGGGCCGTGCGACCGCGGCGCGCTGGTCGCCTGCGGTCGAGGACGAACGGGCGCTCAAGGCGCTGGAGTTGTTCGGCAATCCGACGGAGGGTGAAGTTCCGTTGCCGTCCCGCCCCGAGTCCGCCGCCACCGCCCGCCGACTGGCCCAGGTCGTCGTCCTGCGTCAGTGGGGACTGACCCCCAAGATGACGGAGGACGCGGTCCTGCTCGTCTCCGAGCTCGTCGGCAACGCCGTACGCCACACCGGGGCCCGGGTCTTCGGCCTGCGGATGCGCCGTCGGCGCGGCTGGATCCGCGTCGAGGTCCGCGACCCCTCCCGCGGGCTGCCGTGTCTGATGCCGGTGCAGGAACTCGACGTCAGCGGCCGGGGCCTGTTCCTAGTCGACAAGCTCTCCGACCGCTGGGGCGTCGACCTGCTGCCGCGGGGGAAGACGACCTGGTTCGAGATGCGCGTCGCGGACCGCTAG
- a CDS encoding Ig-like domain-containing protein, whose amino-acid sequence MAVIVGGLLLAVTACGGGGGSDSGSDAKDKAKDSTTAAQSKQSVATVTIAPKAGATDVDTSGALKVTAAKGKLTEVVVKDDKGTTVSGAISADGAGWTPATHLAASTKYQVHAVAKDSEGRTAAEDSTFTTLSPQNTFIGNFTPEDGSKVGVGMPFSVRFTRGITKPEDVEKAIEIKTEPAVDVEGHWFGNDRLDFRPEKYWKAGTKVTVKLNLDGVEGRKGVYGKQSKTVSFTIGRDQVSVVDAKKHTMKVMQEGKVVKTIPVTTGKPGYATWNGQMVMSEKFTVTRMNGDTVGYDGEYDIKDVPHAIRLTDSGTFVHGNYWGGGAFGNYNASHGCIGLRDVRGGYDSSVPAAWFFNHSMVGDVVVVKNSTDPTVDPANGLNGWNIPWAEWKK is encoded by the coding sequence ATGGCCGTGATCGTCGGGGGGCTGCTGCTCGCCGTCACGGCATGCGGCGGGGGCGGCGGTTCGGACTCCGGTTCGGACGCCAAGGACAAGGCCAAGGACAGCACGACGGCCGCCCAGAGCAAGCAGTCGGTGGCGACCGTCACCATCGCGCCCAAGGCCGGCGCGACCGACGTCGACACCAGCGGCGCCCTGAAGGTCACCGCGGCCAAGGGCAAGCTGACCGAGGTGGTCGTCAAGGACGACAAGGGCACGACCGTCTCGGGGGCGATCTCCGCGGACGGCGCGGGCTGGACGCCCGCCACGCACCTGGCCGCCTCGACCAAGTACCAGGTGCACGCGGTCGCCAAGGACTCCGAGGGCCGTACGGCCGCCGAGGACTCCACCTTCACCACGCTCAGCCCGCAGAACACCTTCATCGGCAACTTCACGCCGGAGGACGGTTCCAAGGTCGGCGTCGGCATGCCGTTCTCGGTGCGCTTCACCCGGGGCATCACCAAGCCCGAGGACGTCGAGAAGGCCATCGAGATCAAGACCGAGCCGGCCGTCGACGTCGAGGGGCACTGGTTCGGCAACGACCGCCTCGACTTCCGGCCCGAGAAGTACTGGAAGGCCGGCACCAAGGTCACGGTGAAGCTGAACCTCGACGGCGTCGAGGGCCGCAAGGGCGTCTACGGCAAGCAGTCCAAGACCGTCTCCTTCACCATCGGCCGCGACCAGGTGTCCGTCGTGGACGCCAAGAAGCACACGATGAAGGTCATGCAGGAGGGCAAGGTCGTCAAGACCATCCCGGTCACCACCGGCAAGCCCGGCTACGCCACCTGGAACGGCCAGATGGTCATGAGCGAGAAGTTCACCGTGACCCGGATGAACGGCGACACGGTCGGCTACGACGGCGAGTACGACATCAAGGACGTCCCGCACGCCATCCGGCTGACCGACTCCGGCACGTTCGTGCACGGCAACTACTGGGGCGGCGGCGCCTTCGGCAACTACAACGCCAGCCATGGCTGCATCGGCCTGCGGGACGTGCGCGGCGGCTACGACAGCTCCGTCCCGGCCGCGTGGTTCTTCAACCACTCGATGGTCGGCGACGTGGTGGTCGTGAAGAACTCCACCGACCCGACGGTCGACCCGGCCAACGGCCTCAACGGCTGGAACATCCCCTGGGCGGAGTGGAAGAAGTAA
- a CDS encoding enoyl-CoA hydratase/isomerase family protein, with protein MTVNLEVAEGVGTIRLDRPPMNALDVATQDRLKELAEEAGRRDDVRAVVVYGGEKVFAAGADIKEMEDMDHTAMILRARALQESFTAVARIPKPVVAAVTGYALGGGCELALCADFRIAADNAKLGQPEILLGLIPGAGGTQRLARLVGPSKAKDLIFTGRMVKADEALTLGLVDRVVPAAEVYAEAHAWAAKLAQGPAIALRAAKEAIDAGLETDIETGLTVERNWFAGLFATADREIGMRSFVEEGPGKAKFQ; from the coding sequence ATGACCGTGAATCTCGAAGTCGCCGAAGGCGTCGGCACGATCCGCCTCGACCGCCCGCCCATGAACGCGCTGGACGTCGCCACCCAGGACCGGCTCAAGGAGCTCGCCGAGGAGGCGGGCCGGCGGGACGACGTACGCGCCGTCGTCGTCTACGGCGGGGAGAAGGTGTTCGCGGCGGGCGCGGACATCAAGGAGATGGAGGACATGGACCACACGGCGATGATCCTGCGTGCCCGCGCCCTGCAGGAGTCCTTCACGGCGGTGGCCCGCATCCCCAAGCCGGTCGTGGCCGCCGTGACGGGATACGCGCTGGGCGGCGGCTGCGAGCTCGCGCTGTGCGCGGACTTCCGGATCGCGGCGGACAACGCCAAGCTCGGCCAGCCGGAGATCCTGCTGGGCCTGATCCCCGGCGCCGGCGGCACCCAGCGCCTGGCCCGGCTGGTCGGCCCCTCCAAGGCCAAGGACCTCATCTTCACGGGCCGCATGGTGAAGGCGGACGAGGCGCTGACGCTGGGCCTGGTGGACCGGGTGGTCCCGGCCGCCGAGGTGTACGCCGAGGCGCACGCGTGGGCCGCGAAGCTGGCGCAGGGCCCGGCGATCGCGCTGCGCGCGGCCAAGGAGGCGATCGACGCCGGTCTGGAGACGGACATCGAGACGGGTCTCACGGTCGAACGGAACTGGTTCGCCGGACTGTTCGCGACGGCGGACCGGGAGATCGGCATGCGGAGCTTCGTGGAAGAGGGACCGGGCAAGGCCAAGTTCCAGTGA
- the glgX gene encoding glycogen debranching protein GlgX — MSSAAEQKAVAQERATPDTAVNGVSHKVPGVPVWPGAPMPLGARFRVGPDGVAGTNFALWAGGAEAVELCLFDESGRETRAPLTELTHEIWHGFVPGVMPGQRYGFRVHGRWDPWTGGRWNPAKLLLDPYARAVDGEFGLPPEVYGHVRDWPQQQVADTVRDERDSAPYVPKGVVVHDDDDWADDRRPKTPWADSVIYELHVKGFTRLHPGIPQELRGTYAGLAHPAAVEHLVGLGVTAVELLPVHQFAHEDHLLRRGLKNYWGYNSIGYFAPHAGYASSGTTGQQVGEFKRMVRALHAAGIEVILDVVYNHTAEAGELGPTLSLKGIDNKGYYRLQSDARRYADYTGCGNTLHVVQPHVLRLITDSLRYWVTEMGVDGFRFDLAAALARSMHDVDMLSPFLAVIAQDPVLRRVKLIAEPWDVGSGGYQVGAFPPLWTEWNDRYRNAVRDFWRHALPDVREMGYRLSGSSDLYAWGGRRPYASVNFVTAHDGFTLRDLVSYERKHNEANGEGNRDGTDDNRAWNCGTEGETDDEQVTALRRRQLRNLLTTLLLSTGVPMLVAGDEFGRTQRGNNNAYCQDSEISWVDWGLLEDPGWRALYDLTSRLIALRHRHPVLRRRAFFSGRAHSADGLRDLAWFTARGTEMTERDWYAPAATLGMYLSGRDIPGRDERGAPITDDSFLALLHAGDRPVSFVLPGPPWAQRYEVVVDTSREEQEEAPEAVHRAGEAITVPARAVLLLRIG, encoded by the coding sequence GTGTCCAGCGCAGCCGAGCAGAAGGCGGTGGCCCAGGAGCGCGCCACGCCGGACACCGCCGTGAACGGGGTGTCCCACAAGGTGCCCGGTGTGCCCGTGTGGCCGGGCGCTCCGATGCCGCTGGGGGCCCGCTTCCGGGTCGGCCCCGACGGGGTCGCGGGGACCAACTTCGCGCTGTGGGCAGGCGGCGCGGAGGCGGTCGAGCTGTGCCTGTTCGACGAGTCGGGCCGCGAGACCCGGGCCCCGCTGACCGAGCTCACCCACGAGATCTGGCACGGCTTCGTGCCGGGGGTCATGCCGGGCCAGCGCTACGGCTTCCGGGTGCACGGCCGCTGGGACCCGTGGACCGGGGGCCGCTGGAACCCCGCGAAGCTGCTCCTGGACCCGTACGCGCGGGCCGTCGACGGCGAGTTCGGGCTGCCGCCCGAGGTGTACGGGCATGTCCGCGACTGGCCGCAGCAGCAGGTCGCGGACACCGTGCGCGACGAACGGGACTCGGCGCCGTACGTCCCCAAGGGGGTCGTCGTCCACGATGACGACGACTGGGCCGACGACCGCCGCCCGAAGACGCCGTGGGCGGACTCGGTCATCTACGAGCTGCACGTCAAGGGCTTCACCCGACTGCACCCGGGCATCCCGCAGGAGCTCCGCGGCACCTACGCGGGCCTCGCGCACCCGGCGGCGGTCGAGCACCTGGTGGGCCTCGGCGTGACGGCGGTGGAGCTGCTGCCGGTCCACCAGTTCGCGCACGAGGACCATCTGCTGCGCCGAGGGCTGAAGAACTACTGGGGCTACAACTCCATCGGCTACTTCGCCCCGCACGCCGGCTACGCCTCCTCCGGCACGACGGGACAGCAGGTCGGCGAGTTCAAGCGGATGGTGCGCGCACTGCACGCGGCCGGGATCGAGGTCATCCTCGACGTGGTGTACAACCACACGGCGGAGGCGGGCGAGCTGGGCCCGACGCTGTCGCTGAAGGGCATCGACAACAAGGGCTACTACCGCCTCCAGTCGGACGCCCGCAGATACGCGGACTACACGGGCTGCGGCAACACCCTGCACGTCGTGCAGCCGCATGTCCTCCGCCTGATCACCGACTCGCTGCGCTACTGGGTGACGGAGATGGGCGTCGACGGCTTCCGCTTCGACCTGGCGGCGGCGCTGGCCCGCTCCATGCACGACGTCGACATGCTGTCGCCGTTCCTCGCGGTGATCGCGCAGGACCCGGTGCTGCGCCGGGTGAAGCTGATCGCCGAGCCGTGGGACGTGGGCTCCGGCGGCTACCAGGTGGGAGCCTTCCCGCCCCTGTGGACGGAGTGGAACGACCGCTACCGCAACGCCGTGCGCGACTTCTGGCGGCACGCGCTGCCGGACGTCCGGGAGATGGGCTACCGGCTGTCGGGGTCGAGCGACCTGTACGCGTGGGGCGGGCGACGGCCGTACGCCTCCGTCAACTTCGTCACGGCCCACGACGGCTTCACCCTGCGCGACCTGGTGTCCTACGAACGCAAGCACAACGAGGCCAACGGCGAGGGCAACCGGGACGGCACCGACGACAACCGCGCCTGGAACTGCGGGACCGAAGGGGAGACGGACGACGAGCAGGTGACGGCCCTGCGCCGACGCCAGCTGCGCAACCTGCTCACGACATTGCTGCTGTCGACGGGCGTGCCGATGCTGGTCGCGGGCGACGAGTTCGGACGCACCCAGCGGGGCAACAACAACGCCTACTGCCAGGACAGCGAGATCAGCTGGGTGGACTGGGGGCTGCTGGAGGACCCCGGCTGGCGGGCGCTGTACGACCTGACCTCGCGGCTGATCGCCCTGCGCCACCGCCACCCGGTCCTGCGCCGCCGCGCCTTCTTCTCCGGGCGGGCGCACTCGGCGGACGGCCTGCGGGACCTGGCCTGGTTCACGGCGCGGGGCACCGAGATGACGGAACGGGACTGGTACGCCCCCGCCGCCACGCTCGGCATGTACCTCTCCGGCCGGGACATCCCGGGCCGGGACGAACGCGGGGCCCCGATCACCGACGACAGCTTCCTCGCCCTGCTGCACGCGGGCGACCGTCCGGTGAGCTTCGTCCTGCCGGGGCCGCCCTGGGCGCAGCGGTACGAGGTGGTCGTCGACACGTCCCGCGAGGAACAGGAGGAGGCGCCGGAGGCGGTGCACCGGGCGGGGGAGGCGATCACGGTGCCGGCGCGGGCGGTGTTGTTGCTGAGGATCGGCTGA
- a CDS encoding YncE family protein, which produces MHRNLVRSTLLAGVVLAVLAACGTEGKGGASKEGTAKATKAAVPAPAERKQTVRGLPGMPPVLDPKDVYAADRPDKLSPVVKDFPSRVYVPNTESDTVSVIDPRTYEVIDTIHVGHQPQHVVPSWDLKTLWVNNNRGHTLTPIDPRTGRAGKPVEVHDPYNLYFTPNGRYAVVMASLDRELVFRDPHTMKRIKTVPVTCYGVNHADFSLDGRYFIVSCEFSGELLKVDTEKMKVVAQQKLPFKGAMPQDVKVSPDGKRFYVADMMADGMWIVDGDTFGKPGFLPTGKGCHGLYVSRDSRVMYVSNRGEGTVSVFDFARRKVTRKWRLPDGGSPDMGGVSADGKVLWLSGRYDSEVYAIDTRTGRQLARIEVGGGPHGLAVYPQPGRYSLGHTGVFR; this is translated from the coding sequence ATGCACCGCAACCTCGTGAGAAGCACCCTGCTCGCGGGCGTCGTCCTCGCCGTCCTCGCCGCCTGCGGCACCGAGGGCAAGGGCGGGGCGAGCAAGGAGGGGACGGCCAAGGCCACCAAGGCCGCCGTCCCCGCCCCGGCCGAGCGGAAGCAGACCGTCCGGGGCCTGCCCGGCATGCCGCCGGTCCTCGACCCCAAGGACGTCTACGCCGCCGACCGCCCCGACAAGCTCTCCCCGGTCGTCAAGGACTTCCCCTCCCGCGTCTACGTCCCCAACACCGAGTCCGACACCGTCTCCGTCATCGACCCCAGGACGTACGAGGTCATCGACACGATCCACGTCGGCCACCAGCCCCAACACGTCGTCCCCTCCTGGGACTTGAAGACGCTCTGGGTCAACAACAACCGCGGACACACCCTCACCCCCATCGACCCGCGAACGGGCAGGGCCGGCAAGCCGGTCGAGGTGCACGACCCGTACAACCTCTACTTCACGCCCAACGGCAGGTACGCCGTCGTCATGGCCTCCCTCGACCGCGAACTCGTCTTCCGCGACCCGCACACCATGAAGCGGATCAAGACCGTGCCGGTCACCTGCTACGGCGTCAACCACGCCGACTTCTCCCTCGACGGGAGGTACTTCATCGTGTCCTGCGAGTTCAGCGGCGAACTGCTGAAGGTCGACACCGAGAAGATGAAGGTCGTGGCGCAGCAGAAACTGCCCTTCAAGGGCGCCATGCCCCAGGACGTGAAGGTCTCGCCCGACGGCAAGCGGTTCTACGTCGCGGACATGATGGCCGACGGCATGTGGATCGTGGACGGCGACACCTTCGGCAAGCCCGGCTTCCTCCCCACCGGCAAGGGCTGCCACGGGCTCTACGTCAGCCGCGACTCCCGTGTGATGTACGTCTCCAACCGCGGCGAGGGCACCGTCTCCGTCTTCGACTTCGCCCGGCGCAAGGTGACCAGGAAGTGGCGCCTGCCCGACGGCGGCAGCCCCGACATGGGCGGCGTCTCGGCGGACGGCAAGGTCCTGTGGCTGTCCGGACGCTACGACTCCGAGGTGTACGCCATCGACACCCGCACCGGCCGCCAGCTCGCCCGCATCGAGGTCGGCGGCGGCCCGCACGGCCTCGCCGTCTACCCGCAGCCCGGCCGCTACTCCCTCGGTCACACCGGCGTCTTCCGCTGA
- a CDS encoding Ig-like domain-containing protein yields MRHGQRHEQRFGRTQGPGRARRAGVALAAVLAWAGLLAGAAGCTAEGGGGLDRMLGGPPAAEDVIRIAPEDGAKGVRPEDALRVRVPDGRLESVKVVKSQDAQESPVAGRVSADGLSWRPDGERLALAARYTVDVVAVDGDGRRSARHAAFTTYVPDQRFIGYVAPENRSTVGAGMIVSLDFNQEIADRAAVERAVQVTADPPVEIRPHWFGTARLDFRPRRYWKPGTRVTVALKLRDVEGAPGVYGLQYKTFSFTVGRSQVSLVDAARHTMQVRRDGALLATVPITAGSPKNTTYNGKMVVSEMFELTRMNGATVGFKKKNGKGEYDIPDVPHAMRLTDSGTFLHGNYWADDDVFGASNVSHGCVGLRDVKGGGSGTPAGWFFDRSLVGDVVEVVHSKDKTVAPDNGLGGWNMSWREWTAGGAAK; encoded by the coding sequence GTGAGGCATGGGCAGAGGCATGAACAGAGGTTCGGGCGGACGCAGGGGCCGGGGCGCGCGCGGCGCGCGGGGGTCGCACTGGCCGCCGTACTGGCATGGGCGGGGCTGCTGGCGGGGGCCGCCGGCTGCACGGCTGAGGGCGGCGGCGGGCTCGACCGGATGCTCGGCGGGCCTCCGGCCGCCGAGGACGTCATCCGCATCGCCCCGGAGGACGGCGCCAAGGGCGTGCGCCCCGAGGACGCGCTGCGGGTGCGGGTGCCGGACGGGCGGCTGGAGTCGGTGAAGGTGGTGAAGTCCCAGGACGCCCAGGAGTCGCCGGTCGCCGGCCGCGTCTCCGCCGACGGGCTGAGCTGGCGGCCGGACGGCGAACGGCTCGCGCTCGCCGCCCGCTACACGGTCGACGTCGTCGCGGTCGACGGCGACGGCCGCCGCTCCGCCCGGCACGCGGCCTTCACCACCTACGTCCCCGACCAGCGCTTCATCGGCTACGTCGCCCCGGAGAACCGCTCCACCGTCGGCGCCGGGATGATCGTCTCCCTGGACTTCAACCAGGAGATCGCCGACCGGGCGGCCGTGGAGCGCGCCGTCCAGGTGACCGCCGACCCGCCCGTCGAGATCCGCCCCCACTGGTTCGGCACCGCACGCCTCGACTTCCGCCCCCGGCGCTACTGGAAGCCCGGCACCCGGGTCACCGTCGCCCTCAAGCTGCGGGACGTGGAGGGCGCGCCCGGCGTCTACGGGCTCCAGTACAAGACGTTCTCCTTCACCGTCGGCCGCAGCCAGGTCTCCCTCGTCGACGCGGCCCGGCACACCATGCAGGTCCGGCGCGACGGAGCGCTGCTGGCCACCGTGCCCATCACGGCCGGGTCGCCGAAGAACACGACGTACAACGGCAAGATGGTGGTCAGCGAGATGTTCGAGCTGACCCGGATGAACGGCGCGACGGTCGGCTTCAAGAAGAAGAACGGAAAGGGCGAGTACGACATCCCGGACGTACCGCACGCCATGCGCCTGACCGACTCCGGCACCTTCCTGCACGGCAACTACTGGGCCGACGACGACGTCTTCGGCGCGTCCAACGTCAGCCACGGCTGCGTGGGTCTCAGGGACGTCAAGGGCGGCGGTTCGGGCACGCCCGCGGGCTGGTTCTTCGACCGCTCGCTCGTCGGCGACGTCGTCGAGGTCGTCCACAGCAAGGACAAGACGGTCGCCCCCGACAACGGGCTCGGCGGCTGGAACATGAGCTGGAGGGAGTGGACCGCGGGCGGCGCCGCGAAATGA
- a CDS encoding GNAT family N-acetyltransferase → METLQDILDAVARGVLPPADGATTVVPQASDRDAGVFAFTAHAVVFTDEDPQWVYDTLAAVPCDALAAPMNPRFLTALLERTGRTAETIDAMLVGSPLPGEPPLPLKEITDGEHPRIVYARRRRDDVRAWTTEGGVLVLGRGIAGRLEVSVEVEEGVRHRGLGRALVTAARQLAGGEPLWAQVAPGNARSMRAFQAAGYLPVGAEALLLGAG, encoded by the coding sequence GTGGAGACCCTTCAGGACATTCTCGACGCGGTCGCACGGGGTGTCCTCCCACCGGCGGACGGCGCTACGACCGTCGTGCCGCAGGCGTCCGACCGGGACGCGGGCGTGTTCGCATTCACCGCCCACGCGGTCGTCTTCACGGACGAGGATCCGCAGTGGGTGTACGACACGCTGGCCGCCGTGCCCTGCGACGCCCTCGCGGCGCCGATGAACCCGCGGTTCCTGACGGCCCTGCTCGAGCGGACGGGGCGTACGGCCGAGACGATCGACGCGATGCTGGTGGGCTCTCCCCTGCCGGGCGAGCCGCCGCTCCCGCTGAAGGAGATCACGGACGGCGAGCATCCGCGGATCGTGTACGCCCGAAGGCGGCGCGACGACGTGCGCGCCTGGACGACGGAGGGCGGCGTCCTGGTGCTGGGCCGCGGGATCGCGGGGCGGCTGGAGGTCTCCGTCGAGGTGGAGGAGGGAGTACGGCACCGGGGGCTGGGCCGGGCCCTGGTGACCGCGGCGCGGCAGCTGGCCGGGGGCGAGCCGCTGTGGGCGCAGGTCGCGCCGGGGAACGCCCGCAGCATGCGGGCGTTCCAGGCGGCCGGCTATCTGCCCGTCGGCGCGGAGGCGCTGCTGCTCGGCGCCGGGTAG
- a CDS encoding sulfatase, with protein sequence MPEISRRAFGGLVGGGAVTAVAATTAAAEAAPAERPFQARTASSAAGRPNFLVILGDDLGWADLSSYGAPHIKTPNLDRLARQGVRFTDAYSGSATCSPTRFSLYTGRYPGRTKGGLAEPVANRSQGLDPSHPTLASLLRKAGYSTALIGKWHCGWLPDYSPTKSGWDEFFGNHGGVLEYFSKLGQLGDYDLYEGDATYQDLRYYTQVLTERAVEYVGRRHDKPWLLNLNFTTPHWPWLSEEDAETGAEIAAKIRAAKSQAEVSNALNHYDGGSVAKYTQMVESLDASVGEVLAALRRSGQEENTVVYFASDNGGERWSYLWPLSGEKFVLQEGGIRVPTIVRWPHRIDGGQVSHAPNISPDWTATLLELAGARPDPAYPLDGASLAGYLLKGEKPPERDLFWRVRANRALRRGDWKYYQDSEGDDHLYDLGADLREQADLAPDRPELLAELRSAWERIASGLLPYDS encoded by the coding sequence ATGCCCGAAATATCCCGTCGTGCCTTCGGTGGTCTCGTCGGCGGCGGCGCCGTCACCGCCGTCGCCGCTACGACCGCTGCCGCCGAGGCCGCTCCCGCCGAGCGCCCCTTCCAGGCCCGTACGGCCTCCTCCGCCGCCGGTCGCCCCAACTTCCTGGTCATCCTGGGCGACGACCTCGGCTGGGCCGACCTCTCCTCCTACGGCGCCCCGCACATCAAGACGCCGAACCTGGACCGGCTGGCCCGGCAGGGGGTGCGGTTCACCGACGCGTACTCGGGGTCGGCGACCTGCTCCCCGACCCGGTTCAGCCTGTACACCGGGCGCTATCCGGGTCGTACGAAGGGCGGGTTGGCCGAGCCCGTCGCCAACAGGAGCCAGGGGTTGGACCCCAGCCACCCCACCCTCGCCTCCCTCCTCAGGAAGGCGGGCTACTCGACCGCCCTGATCGGCAAGTGGCACTGCGGCTGGCTGCCCGACTACAGCCCCACGAAGTCGGGTTGGGACGAGTTCTTCGGCAACCACGGGGGTGTGCTGGAGTACTTCTCCAAGCTCGGCCAGCTCGGCGACTACGACCTCTACGAGGGCGACGCGACCTACCAGGACCTGCGCTACTACACACAGGTCCTGACCGAGCGGGCGGTGGAGTACGTCGGCCGCAGGCACGACAAGCCCTGGCTGCTGAACCTCAACTTCACCACCCCGCACTGGCCGTGGCTGAGCGAGGAGGACGCCGAGACCGGCGCCGAGATCGCCGCGAAGATCCGCGCCGCGAAGAGCCAGGCGGAGGTCTCCAACGCCCTCAACCACTACGACGGCGGCTCGGTCGCGAAGTACACGCAGATGGTGGAGAGCCTCGACGCGTCGGTCGGCGAGGTGCTGGCGGCGCTGCGCCGGTCCGGGCAGGAGGAGAACACGGTGGTGTACTTCGCCAGCGACAACGGCGGCGAGCGCTGGTCGTACCTCTGGCCGCTGAGCGGCGAGAAGTTCGTGCTCCAGGAGGGCGGCATCCGGGTGCCCACCATCGTGCGCTGGCCGCACCGCATCGACGGCGGCCAGGTCAGTCACGCGCCGAACATCTCCCCCGACTGGACCGCGACCCTGCTGGAGCTGGCCGGGGCCCGGCCCGACCCGGCGTATCCCCTGGACGGCGCCAGTCTCGCGGGCTATCTGCTGAAGGGCGAGAAGCCGCCCGAGCGGGACCTGTTCTGGCGGGTGCGGGCCAACCGGGCCCTCAGGCGCGGCGACTGGAAGTACTACCAGGACTCCGAAGGCGACGACCACCTCTACGACCTCGGGGCCGACCTGCGCGAACAGGCCGACCTCGCCCCGGACCGCCCGGAGCTGCTCGCCGAGTTGAGGTCGGCGTGGGAGCGGATCGCGAGCGGGCTGCTGCCCTACGACAGCTGA